A stretch of the Papaver somniferum cultivar HN1 chromosome 6, ASM357369v1, whole genome shotgun sequence genome encodes the following:
- the LOC113286627 gene encoding MADS-box transcription factor 23-like: MGRGKIVIRRIDNTTSRQVTFSKRRNGLLKKAKELSILCDAEVGLMIFSSTGKLYEFSSTNMKSIIERYNTSKEDQHHPLMNATSEAKFWKREAATLRHQLQNLQENHRQLMGQELSSLSAKELQSLENQLEMSLRGVRMQKDQKLTDQIHELNRKGNLLHQENMELFRKEHRIRQENMDLLKKINEASDARETSRVSHSPNVFNLKEEEEKDDDDCIILQLSQPQQQNYATPQNPTALRLQLQ, from the exons ATGGGGAGAGGAAAGATTGTGATTCGAAGGATCGATAACACAACCAGTAGGCAAGTGACTTTCTCAAAACGAAGGAACGGATTATTAAAGAAAGCCAAAGAGCTTTCTATTCTTTGTGATGCTGAAGTGGGTCTTATGATCTTTTCTAGCACTGGCAAGCTCTATGAATTCTCAAGTACCAA CATGAAATCTATAATTGAGCGGTACAACACGTCGAAGGAGGACCAGCACCATCCACTGATGAATGCAACTTCAGAAGCCAAG TTCTGGAAAAGGGAGGCAGCGACCTTGAGGCACCAATTACAAAACTTGCAAGAAAACCATCG GCAATTGATGGGTCAAGAGCTATCCAGTTTGAGCGCTAAAGAGCTACAAAGTTTGGAAAATCAATTGGAAATGAGTTTGCGTGGTGTCCGTATGCAAAAG GACCAAAAGCTAACCGATCAGATACACGAACTAAACCGAAAG GGAAACCTCCTTCACCAAGAAAACATGGAACTATTCAGGAAGGAACACCGTATACGTCAAGAAAACATGGACTTGCTAAAGAAG ATCAATGAAGCGAGTGATGCACGTGAGACAAGTAGGGTTTCTCATTCTCCAAAtgtctttaatcttaaagaagaagaagaaaaagatgatgatgattgtaTCATACTCCAATTAAGCCAACCACAACAACAGAACTATGCCACGCCACAAAATCCCACAGCACTAAG ACTACAGTTGCAATGA